The following proteins are co-located in the Paludibaculum fermentans genome:
- a CDS encoding efflux RND transporter periplasmic adaptor subunit — protein MISLTILAGLAALVFTGVRARSAATETLSHSAQDGAARRVSVVRPQLAGDQEELVLPASIQAYAEAPIYARTHGYLKRWYFDIGAHVKEGDLLAEIETPEVDHQLAQARADLQSVQANLELARTTAARWNGLLARHAVSKQETDQAVSDLTAKQAAVDASMANVRRLEELQGYEKVYAPFEGVITARQTDVGALIDAGSSPRELFHLASIRKLRVFVAVPEVSSASVRNGAPVRLTADQFPNRVFQGVLVRNSSSIDPASRTLNVEVDIDNSSGELLPGSYAFVHLRVPGAAKAWEIPSSALLFRAEGLRVAVVRGSRAELVPISIGRDFGAMVEVNSGLRPDDEVVQSPSDSLITGTPVQIAKAAQK, from the coding sequence ATGATTTCCCTCACGATCCTGGCCGGACTCGCCGCCCTGGTGTTCACTGGCGTGCGCGCCCGCAGCGCGGCCACCGAAACCCTGTCGCACTCGGCGCAGGATGGCGCGGCCCGGCGTGTCTCCGTGGTCCGCCCGCAACTTGCCGGCGACCAGGAGGAACTGGTGCTGCCCGCCAGTATTCAGGCCTATGCGGAAGCTCCCATCTACGCGCGCACCCATGGCTACCTGAAGCGCTGGTACTTCGACATCGGCGCGCACGTCAAGGAGGGCGACCTGCTGGCGGAGATCGAGACGCCCGAGGTCGACCATCAACTGGCCCAGGCCCGGGCCGACCTCCAGAGCGTGCAAGCCAATCTTGAACTGGCCCGCACCACTGCGGCCCGCTGGAACGGGCTGCTGGCCCGCCACGCCGTGTCAAAGCAGGAGACCGACCAGGCCGTCAGTGACCTCACCGCCAAGCAGGCCGCCGTTGACGCGAGCATGGCGAACGTGCGGCGACTGGAAGAGCTGCAGGGCTACGAGAAAGTCTACGCTCCCTTTGAAGGTGTCATTACCGCGCGCCAGACCGACGTGGGCGCCCTGATCGACGCCGGATCCTCGCCGCGCGAGCTCTTCCACCTGGCGTCCATCCGGAAGCTGCGCGTCTTCGTGGCGGTTCCGGAGGTCTCATCGGCCTCTGTGCGCAACGGCGCGCCGGTGAGGCTCACTGCCGACCAGTTCCCGAACAGGGTGTTCCAGGGAGTCCTGGTGAGGAACTCGAGCTCCATCGATCCGGCATCGCGCACCCTGAATGTGGAGGTGGACATCGACAACTCCTCAGGAGAGCTGCTGCCGGGCTCCTATGCCTTCGTCCACCTGCGTGTGCCCGGCGCCGCCAAAGCCTGGGAGATCCCATCGAGCGCGCTGCTGTTTCGCGCGGAAGGCCTCCGGGTCGCGGTCGTTCGAGGCAGCCGGGCCGAGCTGGTTCCCATCTCCATCGGGCGTGACTTTGGAGCCATGGTGGAGGTCAATTCAGGACTGCGGCCGGACGATGAGGTGGTCCAGTCGCCGTCCGATTCGCTGATCACCGGCACGCCGGTCCAGATCGCAAAGGCGGCTCAAAAATGA
- a CDS encoding efflux RND transporter permease subunit, whose product MWIINVALNRPYTFIVLALLILIIAPVMILRTPTDIFPNIDIPVISVAWTYTGLNPEELEGRLTSPYEKALTALVDNVEHLESTTYNGIVVVKLFLQPNASLDTANSQVTAASQFLLRQLPPGTQPPMIIDLNASSVPILQLGISGEGLAEHQLNDLSLNLLRTQLVTIPGAVVPFPFGGKQRQVMINMNAGLLQSKGLSPQDLLSAVSLQNLVLPSGTAKIGPAEYDIRLNTSPRKVNELGSIPIRQVSGSTVYLRDVANVADGFAPQTNAVRQDGKRGVLVTIVKSGKASTLDVVAGVKKMLPQVATTLPPQFRMQPLYDQSIFVKGAVTGVIREAVIAAALTGLMILLFLGSWRSTLIIAVSIPLSILTSVIMLGLLGETINIMTLGGLALAVGVLVDDATVTIENIERFLEEGRDLRTSILEGAGQIALPALVATLCICIVFLPMFFLGGVARYLFVPLAEAVVFAMLASYILSRTLVPTLAMYLLKQKQHGVVTRNPLVLFQRGFERAFERLRGFYSTILSRLVATRKVFVPVSLAACVAAFALVPFLGQDFFPNTDSGQFILHVRAQSGLRIEETARLCDLVENRIRKTVPADELGTIIDNIGLPYSQLNLQRMVSGTIGAGDADVMVSLKENHRPTADYVRRLRTELRDEFPGTTFSFLPADIVTQILNFGLPAPIDIQIEGADGAGNHKVANRILQQLRQVPGLADLRIQQPEDYPVFDVTVDRTKALQGGYTQRDVAVSLLNTLSGSFQTQPMFFLNYQNGVNYSMVAQTPQYQMQTLQELKAIPITATGMTRPEILADVASITRGNEKAVVSHYNIRRVLDVYGAVQDRDLGAVGRDVQRIVQQNAPSLPRGSFLHVRGQLQTMRTSYIGLLAGLGFAIFLVYLLIVVNFQSWLDPFIIITALPAALAGIVLFLFFTHTTLSVPALMGAIMCMGVATANSILVVSFAKERLAVHKDSIRAALEAGSARFRPVLMTATAMIIGMIPMALGAGDGGEQNAPLGRAVIGGLMLATLATLAFVPAVFAWLHGRGNAPSHKNPEEPAQELAGA is encoded by the coding sequence GTGTGGATCATTAACGTCGCTCTCAACCGCCCCTACACGTTCATCGTGCTGGCGCTGCTCATTCTGATCATTGCCCCGGTGATGATCCTTCGTACGCCGACCGACATCTTCCCGAACATCGATATCCCCGTCATCTCCGTGGCGTGGACTTATACGGGACTGAATCCGGAAGAGCTCGAAGGACGCCTGACGTCTCCCTACGAGAAGGCGCTGACGGCACTGGTCGACAACGTGGAGCATCTGGAATCGACCACTTACAACGGCATCGTGGTGGTGAAGCTGTTTCTCCAACCCAATGCCAGCCTGGATACGGCCAACTCGCAGGTAACGGCAGCATCGCAGTTTCTGTTGCGCCAGTTGCCGCCCGGCACACAGCCGCCCATGATCATCGACCTCAACGCCTCCAGCGTCCCCATTCTGCAACTGGGCATCTCGGGAGAAGGCCTCGCCGAGCATCAGCTTAACGACCTGAGCTTGAACCTCCTCCGGACCCAACTGGTGACGATCCCCGGAGCCGTGGTGCCCTTCCCGTTCGGGGGCAAGCAGCGCCAGGTAATGATCAACATGAACGCCGGACTGCTGCAGTCGAAAGGGCTGTCCCCACAGGACCTGCTTTCGGCGGTGAGCCTGCAGAACCTGGTGCTGCCCTCCGGCACGGCGAAGATCGGCCCGGCGGAATACGACATCCGCCTGAACACAAGCCCGCGCAAGGTGAATGAACTGGGCTCGATCCCGATCCGGCAGGTCAGCGGCTCGACAGTTTACCTGCGGGACGTGGCCAACGTGGCGGACGGATTTGCGCCGCAGACCAATGCTGTCCGGCAGGATGGCAAGCGCGGCGTGCTGGTCACCATCGTGAAATCCGGCAAAGCCTCGACGCTCGATGTCGTGGCCGGAGTGAAGAAGATGCTCCCGCAGGTCGCCACGACGCTGCCGCCCCAGTTCCGGATGCAGCCCCTCTATGACCAGTCCATTTTCGTGAAAGGCGCGGTCACCGGCGTGATTCGGGAAGCGGTCATCGCTGCCGCACTCACCGGGCTCATGATCCTGCTCTTCCTGGGCAGTTGGCGGAGCACGTTGATCATCGCGGTCTCGATCCCGCTATCGATCCTGACCTCCGTCATCATGCTGGGTCTGCTGGGGGAAACGATCAACATCATGACGCTGGGCGGCCTCGCCCTGGCCGTGGGCGTGCTTGTGGACGATGCCACAGTGACCATTGAGAACATCGAACGCTTCCTGGAAGAGGGGCGCGATTTGCGCACCTCGATCCTGGAAGGCGCGGGGCAGATCGCCTTGCCCGCACTGGTGGCAACGCTGTGTATCTGCATCGTGTTCCTGCCCATGTTCTTCCTGGGCGGAGTGGCGCGCTACCTCTTTGTGCCGCTGGCGGAGGCCGTCGTCTTCGCGATGCTGGCCTCTTATATCCTGTCGCGCACCCTGGTGCCGACCCTGGCCATGTACCTGCTGAAGCAGAAGCAGCACGGCGTCGTGACCCGCAATCCGCTGGTCCTGTTCCAGCGCGGATTCGAGCGGGCCTTCGAACGGCTCCGCGGCTTCTACAGCACGATCCTGTCGCGCCTGGTTGCCACGCGCAAGGTGTTCGTGCCCGTATCCCTGGCGGCCTGCGTCGCCGCCTTCGCGCTGGTTCCCTTCCTCGGCCAGGACTTCTTCCCCAACACGGATAGCGGCCAGTTCATCCTGCATGTGCGCGCTCAGAGCGGCCTGCGCATTGAGGAAACCGCACGGCTGTGCGACCTGGTCGAGAACCGTATCCGCAAGACGGTGCCGGCTGACGAACTGGGCACCATCATCGACAACATCGGCCTGCCCTACAGCCAGCTCAATTTGCAGCGCATGGTGTCGGGCACCATCGGAGCCGGCGACGCCGACGTCATGGTCTCGCTGAAGGAGAATCACCGCCCCACGGCAGACTATGTGAGGCGGCTACGCACAGAGCTCAGGGACGAGTTTCCCGGCACGACGTTCTCTTTCCTGCCGGCCGACATTGTGACCCAGATCCTGAACTTCGGCCTCCCCGCGCCCATCGACATCCAGATCGAAGGCGCCGATGGAGCGGGCAATCACAAGGTGGCGAACCGCATCCTGCAACAGCTGCGACAGGTGCCGGGCCTGGCGGATCTGCGCATCCAGCAGCCGGAAGACTACCCGGTGTTCGACGTGACGGTCGACCGGACGAAGGCGCTGCAGGGCGGGTACACGCAGCGCGACGTCGCCGTGAGCCTGCTGAACACGCTCAGCGGCAGCTTCCAGACCCAGCCCATGTTCTTCCTGAACTACCAGAATGGCGTGAACTACAGCATGGTCGCCCAGACGCCGCAGTATCAGATGCAGACCCTGCAGGAGTTGAAGGCGATTCCCATCACAGCCACGGGCATGACGAGACCCGAGATCCTGGCCGACGTGGCCTCGATCACCCGCGGCAATGAGAAGGCCGTCGTGTCGCACTACAACATCCGCCGGGTGCTGGATGTCTATGGCGCCGTGCAGGATCGCGACCTCGGCGCCGTCGGACGCGACGTCCAGCGGATCGTGCAGCAGAACGCGCCGTCGCTGCCGCGCGGCAGCTTCCTCCACGTGCGGGGCCAGCTGCAGACGATGCGCACCTCGTACATCGGGTTGCTGGCGGGCCTGGGCTTCGCCATCTTCCTCGTCTACCTGCTCATCGTGGTGAACTTCCAGTCCTGGCTGGATCCGTTCATCATCATCACCGCCTTGCCCGCGGCCCTGGCCGGCATCGTGCTCTTCCTGTTCTTCACGCACACGACCCTGAGCGTGCCGGCGTTGATGGGCGCCATTATGTGCATGGGCGTCGCCACCGCCAACAGCATCCTGGTCGTCTCCTTCGCCAAGGAGCGGCTCGCCGTTCACAAAGACTCGATCCGGGCAGCGCTGGAAGCCGGGTCGGCCCGCTTCCGCCCCGTCCTGATGACGGCCACCGCCATGATCATCGGCATGATCCCGATGGCGCTGGGAGCGGGCGACGGCGGCGAGCAGAACGCCCCGCTGGGCCGTGCCGTGATCGGCGGCCTGATGCTGGCCACCCTGGCTACTTTGGCCTTCGTACCGGCGGTCTTCGCGTGGCTGCACGGCCGGGGGAACGCACCATCCCACAAAAACCCTGAAGAACCCGCGCAGGAGCTCGCGGGCGCCTGA